The Streptomyces phaeolivaceus genome has a window encoding:
- the recX gene encoding recombination regulator RecX, whose product MTRRTDWGDYACPSAPESRGRGGTGGGIGGSAGDGHEPSGVEAYGGEAYGGDGFGGEPYGDGGAARREGGSRADGGSAAGAGARRRGRRGDRGGRGRGFGESGDGPDGGGPQDGGSSFSSRAEKGESSGDPAERARAICLRLLTGTPRTRKQLADALRKREIPEDVADEVLSRFEEVGLINDGAFADAWVESRHHGRGLARRALVQELRTKGVDSTLIDEAVSQLDSEQEESTARELVARKLRSTRGFDRDKRLRRLAGMLARKGYPEGMALRVVRQALEEEGEDTEGLEDDGY is encoded by the coding sequence GTGACACGCAGAACGGACTGGGGCGACTACGCATGCCCCAGTGCCCCCGAGAGCCGGGGGCGCGGGGGTACCGGCGGAGGCATCGGGGGATCCGCCGGGGACGGGCACGAGCCGTCCGGCGTCGAAGCATACGGTGGCGAGGCGTACGGCGGTGACGGGTTTGGCGGTGAGCCCTACGGCGACGGGGGCGCCGCGCGACGGGAGGGCGGCTCGCGTGCCGATGGGGGCTCGGCCGCCGGTGCCGGTGCTCGGCGGCGCGGCAGACGTGGTGACCGGGGTGGCAGGGGGCGTGGCTTCGGGGAGTCGGGCGACGGCCCGGACGGCGGGGGGCCGCAGGACGGGGGTTCGTCTTTCTCGTCGAGGGCCGAGAAAGGCGAATCCTCAGGGGACCCGGCCGAGCGGGCGCGCGCGATCTGTCTGCGCCTGCTCACCGGGACCCCGCGCACCCGCAAGCAGCTCGCGGACGCCCTGCGCAAGCGCGAGATCCCTGAGGACGTGGCGGACGAGGTGCTGTCGCGGTTCGAGGAGGTCGGGCTGATCAACGACGGCGCGTTCGCGGACGCCTGGGTGGAGTCCCGGCATCACGGCCGGGGCCTGGCCCGGCGTGCCCTCGTCCAGGAACTGCGTACCAAGGGCGTCGACTCGACCCTGATCGACGAGGCCGTCTCCCAGCTCGACTCCGAGCAGGAGGAGAGCACGGCGCGCGAGCTGGTCGCCCGCAAGCTGCGCTCCACCCGGGGCTTCGACCGGGATAAGCGCCTCCGCCGACTCGCCGGCATGCTCGCCCGCAAGGGCTACCCCGAGGGCATGGCTCTCCGTGTCGTCCGGCAGGCGCTGGAGGAGGAGGGGGAGGACACGGAGGGGCTGGAGGACGACGGGTACTGA
- a CDS encoding cupin domain-containing protein, which translates to MSVSPVVPPASAPTLSAPTQAELLDFARRAAADAELIASLPLDPEGRTWVRLEGPGGSEAWLIGWPPGTGTGWHDHADSVGAFVTAAGELKEYSLTARLPTDGWKTLELTEDIDRERQLSAGKGRSFGRHHVHEVLNESTEEHAISVHAYYPPLPRIRRYSRTGQVLRLEHVERPSDWQ; encoded by the coding sequence GTGTCTGTGTCCCCCGTTGTTCCCCCCGCCTCCGCGCCGACCCTCTCCGCCCCCACACAGGCGGAGCTGCTCGACTTCGCGCGTCGAGCGGCGGCCGACGCCGAACTGATCGCCTCGCTCCCGCTCGACCCCGAGGGCCGGACCTGGGTGCGCCTCGAAGGTCCCGGCGGCAGCGAGGCCTGGCTCATCGGCTGGCCGCCCGGGACCGGTACCGGCTGGCACGACCACGCCGACTCGGTCGGCGCCTTCGTCACCGCCGCGGGCGAACTCAAGGAGTACTCGCTCACCGCCCGGCTGCCCACCGACGGCTGGAAGACCCTCGAACTCACCGAAGACATCGACCGCGAGCGTCAGTTGTCCGCCGGCAAGGGCCGCTCCTTCGGACGCCACCACGTGCACGAGGTGCTCAACGAGTCCACCGAGGAGCACGCGATCTCCGTCCACGCCTACTACCCGCCCCTCCCCCGCATCCGCCGCTACAGCCGCACGGGACAGGTACTGCGCCTGGAGCACGTCGAGCGCCCGTCCGACTGGCAGTGA
- a CDS encoding AI-2E family transporter: MAPTDETERFDHQASPFGTTPPTGPPAGPGPGVVPSGRMPRWLPRAMVLALSLVAVFQLGSWAFHQLIGLLVNILIAFFLALAIEPAVSWMASKGLRRGFATFLVFLITLIGAAGFVTLLGSMLAGQIIKMVEDFPAYLDSVISWINTSFHTELKRVDIQEGLLRSDWLQKYVQNSATGVLDVSAQVLGGLFQLLTIALFSFYFAADGPRLRRALCSVLPPAKQAEVLRAWEIAVDKTGGYLYSRGLMALISGVAHYVLLEYLDVPYAPALAVWVGLVSQFIPTIGTYLAGALPMLIAFTVNPWYALWVLVFVVIYQQFENYVLQPKLTAKTVDIHPAVAFGSVIAGTALLGAVGALIAIPAIATLQAFLGAYVKRYDVTDDPRVHGHRRRGTGNLVARLRGRVEETLARQRGTGRSADDSENAGGDGDTAP, encoded by the coding sequence GTGGCCCCCACAGACGAGACCGAGCGGTTCGACCACCAGGCGTCCCCGTTCGGCACGACACCGCCCACCGGCCCCCCGGCCGGCCCGGGTCCCGGTGTGGTGCCGAGCGGCCGTATGCCGCGCTGGCTGCCGCGCGCGATGGTGCTCGCGCTCTCCCTCGTCGCCGTGTTCCAGCTGGGCAGTTGGGCGTTCCACCAGCTGATCGGACTGCTGGTCAACATCCTCATCGCGTTCTTCCTGGCGCTCGCGATCGAGCCGGCGGTGAGCTGGATGGCCTCGAAGGGGCTGCGCAGGGGCTTCGCCACCTTCCTGGTCTTCCTGATCACGCTGATCGGGGCCGCCGGGTTCGTCACCCTGCTCGGGTCGATGCTCGCCGGCCAGATCATCAAGATGGTCGAGGACTTCCCGGCGTACCTCGACTCCGTCATCAGCTGGATCAACACGAGCTTCCACACGGAGCTCAAGCGCGTCGACATCCAGGAGGGCCTGCTCCGCTCCGACTGGCTGCAGAAGTACGTGCAGAACAGCGCCACGGGCGTCCTCGACGTCTCCGCGCAGGTGCTCGGCGGTCTCTTCCAGCTGCTGACGATCGCGTTGTTCTCGTTCTACTTCGCCGCCGACGGGCCACGGCTGCGGCGCGCGCTGTGCTCCGTGCTGCCGCCCGCCAAGCAGGCCGAGGTGCTGCGCGCGTGGGAGATCGCCGTCGACAAGACCGGCGGATATCTCTACTCTCGCGGGCTGATGGCGCTGATCTCCGGTGTCGCGCACTACGTCCTGCTGGAGTACCTCGACGTGCCCTACGCGCCCGCGCTCGCGGTGTGGGTCGGTCTGGTCTCGCAGTTCATCCCCACGATCGGCACGTATCTGGCGGGTGCCCTGCCGATGCTGATCGCCTTCACCGTCAACCCGTGGTACGCGCTGTGGGTCCTGGTGTTCGTGGTCATATACCAGCAGTTCGAGAACTATGTGCTGCAGCCCAAGCTGACCGCCAAGACCGTGGACATCCACCCGGCCGTCGCCTTCGGGTCGGTCATCGCGGGCACCGCGCTGCTGGGCGCCGTGGGAGCGCTCATCGCCATCCCCGCCATCGCCACGCTGCAGGCCTTCCTCGGGGCGTATGTGAAGCGGTACGACGTCACCGACGACCCCCGGGTGCACGGTCACCGCAGACGCGGCACGGGCAACCTCGTCGCCCGGCTGCGCGGGCGGGTGGAGGAGACGCTCGCGAGGCAGCGGGGCACGGGACGGTCGGCGGACGACTCCGAGAACGCGGGCGGAGACGGCGACACCGCCCCGTAG
- a CDS encoding FAD-dependent monooxygenase translates to MDPVIIVGAGPVGLTLALALARQEVPSVVLDEGPGKDEQRLARTVVLNEDTAALLERLSGVPLSRAGHRWTGWRSMRRKQVMRQVRFGETDFDESEAPPRDGAKATRGGPEDIVEGSADLPPLHIAQHVLTAALREAIAGERLVKVAVESRLDAIEQEKSGVTAHTRGPKSTWWRGSYLVGCDGPRSTVRKLQDIRFPGRTAVERHAVAALRAELPWPGEALLHRMPPWRTAGPSGGEITARPLDGGVWRLDWLLPPGKDLVTPELLVARVRETLAGWTGGSTPPYDLLDTGVHTVHHRLARRWRVGRVFLAGDAAHLLGALGTQGLDEGLRDADNLAWKLALAWHHGPHEALLDSYQAERRAVVATRLRAADQVLPLLRGGKGLRAYVPGSSRGHDALLSDGHLGRGALGAPGAYSDSPLMPPRAAAETPVETPLGHQVVDVEVTAEDGTFVPLRDRLGRGALLVVLIAPGTGVWERKHWMSAGLMPRLAAAVAALPHPAELLVAEAYPGAGAHTVLLVRPDGYLVTALSGVRPADLYTAAVATLGGPEQRSETTEAATGSR, encoded by the coding sequence GTGGACCCGGTGATCATCGTCGGAGCGGGGCCCGTGGGGCTCACGCTCGCCCTCGCGCTGGCGCGCCAGGAGGTACCGTCCGTGGTCCTCGACGAGGGACCGGGCAAGGACGAGCAACGGCTCGCGCGGACGGTGGTACTGAACGAGGACACGGCCGCCCTGCTGGAACGATTGTCCGGCGTCCCGCTCTCCCGGGCCGGCCACCGCTGGACCGGATGGCGGTCGATGCGGCGCAAGCAGGTGATGCGTCAGGTCCGGTTCGGCGAAACCGACTTCGACGAGTCGGAGGCCCCGCCCCGGGACGGGGCGAAGGCCACCCGAGGCGGCCCCGAGGACATCGTCGAAGGATCCGCCGACCTCCCCCCGCTGCACATCGCACAGCACGTCCTGACCGCCGCGCTGCGTGAGGCCATCGCCGGCGAACGGCTCGTCAAGGTCGCCGTGGAGAGCCGTCTCGACGCGATCGAGCAGGAGAAGTCCGGCGTCACCGCCCACACCCGAGGCCCCAAGAGCACCTGGTGGCGCGGGAGTTACCTGGTCGGCTGCGACGGCCCGCGCTCGACCGTCCGCAAGCTCCAGGACATCCGCTTCCCCGGCCGTACGGCGGTGGAACGGCACGCGGTGGCCGCACTGCGCGCCGAACTCCCCTGGCCCGGCGAAGCGTTGCTGCACCGTATGCCGCCGTGGCGCACGGCGGGACCGTCCGGCGGGGAGATCACCGCGCGCCCCCTCGACGGCGGCGTCTGGCGCCTGGACTGGCTGCTGCCGCCGGGCAAGGACCTCGTCACGCCCGAACTCCTCGTGGCCCGCGTCCGCGAGACCCTCGCCGGCTGGACGGGCGGTTCCACACCGCCGTACGACCTGCTGGACACCGGCGTGCACACCGTGCACCACCGGCTCGCCCGGCGGTGGCGGGTCGGCCGGGTCTTCCTCGCCGGGGACGCCGCGCATCTGCTCGGAGCGCTCGGCACCCAGGGGCTCGACGAGGGGCTCCGGGACGCCGACAACCTCGCCTGGAAACTGGCCCTGGCCTGGCACCACGGCCCGCACGAGGCCCTGCTCGACAGCTATCAGGCGGAGCGGCGCGCGGTCGTCGCCACCCGACTGCGCGCCGCCGACCAGGTGCTGCCGCTGCTGCGCGGCGGCAAGGGCCTGCGCGCCTACGTCCCCGGCTCGTCCCGGGGCCATGACGCGCTCCTCTCGGACGGCCACCTGGGGCGCGGGGCACTGGGTGCGCCGGGGGCGTACTCCGACTCCCCGCTGATGCCTCCGCGCGCCGCCGCCGAGACTCCGGTCGAGACACCGCTCGGCCACCAGGTCGTGGATGTGGAGGTGACCGCGGAGGACGGCACCTTCGTACCGCTGCGGGACCGGCTCGGGCGGGGGGCGCTGCTGGTGGTGCTGATCGCGCCGGGCACCGGGGTGTGGGAGCGCAAGCACTGGATGAGCGCCGGGCTCATGCCGCGCCTCGCCGCCGCCGTCGCCGCCCTGCCGCACCCCGCCGAGCTACTTGTCGCCGAGGCCTACCCGGGCGCGGGCGCCCACACCGTCCTCCTCGTCCGCCCCGACGGCTATCTCGTCACCGCCCTGAGCGGCGTACGCCCCGCCGACCTGTACACGGCGGCGGTAGCGACGCTGGGCGGACCGGAGCAGCGGTCCGAGACGACCGAGGCGGCCACGGGTTCCCGCTGA